From one Lotus japonicus ecotype B-129 chromosome 3, LjGifu_v1.2 genomic stretch:
- the LOC130745842 gene encoding molybdate transporter 2, whose product MAHAISNEQTEMSTTTTPLLHRHLLSGVKLRTSIWAELSGAVGDLGTYIPIVLALSLVNNLDLTTTLFFTALYNISTGLLFGLPMPVQPMKSIAAVAISETPPLTIPQISAAGLSVAAVLLILGSTGLMSVLYRYLPLPVVRGVQLSQGLNFAMSAVKYIRFQQDLATSKSGPPRTWLGLDGIIVALAAILFLVLTTGAGDPPPENPPPSSDEPSDRRRNTVHRRLRLLSMIPAALIVFLFGVILCFIRDPSIFQDLKYGPSRIRVVPITWEDLKIGFVRAAIPQIPLSILNSVIAVCKLSGDLFPDREASAMKVSVSVGLVNFVGCWFGAMPCCHGAGGLAGQYRFGGRSGASVVYLGIAKLLLALAFGNSFGRILGQFPVGVLGVLLLFAGIELAMAAKDMNTKQEAFVMLVCAAVSLTGSGAALGFIVGIVLYLLLKLREVECGGGFGFSKKSKSSVDEDTPLMA is encoded by the coding sequence ATGGCACACGCCATCTCCAACGAGCAAACCGAAATGTCAACCACCACCACACCCCTCCTCCACCGCCACCTCCTCTCCGGCGTCAAACTCAGAACCTCCATCTGGGCCGAACTCTCCGGCGCGGTGGGGGACTTAGGCACCTACATCCCCATCGTCCTCGCCCTCTCTCTAGTCAACAACCTTGACCTCACCACCACACTCTTCTTCACCGCACTCTACAACATCTCCACTGGCCTCCTCTTCGGCCTCCCCATGCCAGTCCAGCCCATGAAGTCCATCGCCGCCGTCGCCATCTCCGAAACACCCCCACTCACCATCCCCCAGATCTCCGCCGCCGGCCTCTCCGTCGCCGCCGTACTTCTCATCCTCGGCTCCACCGGTCTCATGTCCGTCCTCTACCGCTACCTCCCTCTGCCAGTCGTCCGCGGCGTTCAGCTCTCCCAGGGGCTCAACTTCGCCATGTCCGCCGTCAAGTACATCCGCTTCCAGCAAGACCTCGCCACCTCCAAATCGGGTCCTCCGCGAACGTGGCTCGGCCTCGACGGCATCATCGTCGCCCTCGCCGCAATTCTCTTCCTCGTCCTCACCACCGGCGCCGGCGACCCACCTCCCGAAAATCCTCCCCCGTCATCAGACGAACCTTCCGATCGCCGTCGCAACACCGTTCACCGGAGGCTGAGACTCCTCTCAATGATTCCCGCAGCGTTGATAGTCTTTCTATTCGGTGTAATCCTCTGCTTCATTCGCGACCCTTCTATCTTCCAAGATCTGAAATACGGGCCGTCGAGAATCAGGGTGGTTCCGATCACCTGGGAAGATTTGAAAATCGGGTTTGTTCGTGCGGCGATTCCGCAGATTCCATTATCGATTCTGAATTCGGTTATTGCAGTTTGCAAGCTATCTGGGGATTTGTTTCCTGACAGAGAAGCTTCAGCCATGAAGGTTTCAGTGAGTGTTGGGCTAGTGAACTTCGTAGGTTGTTGGTTCGGAGCCATGCCTTGTTGTCATGGAGCTGGTGGTTTGGCTGGACAGTACAGGTTTGGAGGTAGGAGTGGAGCTTCTGTGGTGTATCTTGGGATTGCCAAATTGTTGCTTGCTTTGGCTTTTGGGAATTCTTTTGGGAGAATCTTGGGTCAGTTTCCTGTTGGGGTTCTTGGGGTGCTTTTGTTGTTTGCTGGGATTGAATTGGCAATGGCTGCTAAGGACATGAACACTAAACAAGAGGCTTTTGTGATGCTTGTTTGTGCTGCTGTTTCTCTTACTGGGTCTGGTGCTGCTCTTGGGTTCATTGTTGGGATTGTTCTATACTTGTTGCTCAAGTTGAGGGAGGTTGAATGTGGTGGTGGGTTTGGGTTTTCCAAGAAGAGCAAATCTTCTGTGGATGAGGATACTCCCTTAATGGCCTAG